A portion of the Phoenix dactylifera chloroplast, complete genome genome contains these proteins:
- the rps19 gene encoding 30S ribosomal protein S19: protein MTRSLKKNPFVANHLSGKIEKLNMREEKEIIVTWSRASTIIPTMIGHTIAIHNGKENLPIYITDRMVGHKLGEFAPTLTFARHARNDNKSRR from the coding sequence GTGACACGTTCACTAAAAAAAAATCCTTTTGTAGCTAATCATTTATCGGGAAAAATTGAAAAACTCAACATGAGGGAGGAGAAAGAAATAATAGTAACTTGGTCTCGGGCATCTACCATTATACCCACAATGATTGGCCATACAATCGCTATTCATAATGGAAAGGAAAATTTACCTATTTATATAACAGATCGTATGGTAGGTCACAAATTGGGAGAATTCGCGCCTACTCTGACTTTCGCGAGACATGCAAGAAACGACAATAAATCTCGTCGTTAA
- the rpl2 gene encoding 50S ribosomal protein L2 (start codon not determined), protein TAIHLYKTSTPSTRNGAVDSQVKSNPRNNLIYGQHRCGKGRNARGIITARHRGGGHKRLYRKIDFRRNEKDISGRIVTIEYDPNRNAYICLIHYGDGEKRYILHPRGAIIGDTIVSGTEVPISMGNALPLTDMPLGTAIHNIEITLGKGGQLARAAGAVAKLIAKEGKSATLRLPSGEVRLISKNCLATVGQVGNVGVNQKSLGRAGSKCWLGKRPVVRGVVMNPVDHPHGGGEGRAPIGRKKPTTPWGYPALGRRSRKRKKYSDSFILRRRK, encoded by the exons ACGGCGATACATTTATACAAAACTTCTACCCCGAGCACACGCAATGGAGCCGTAGACAGTCAAGTGAAATCCAATCCACGAAATAATTTGATCTATGGACAGCATCGTTGTGGTAAAGGTCGTAATGCCAGAGGAATCATTACTGCAAGGCATAGAGGGGGAGGTCATAAGCGCCTATACCGTAAAATCGATTTTCGACGGAATGAAAAAGACATATCTGGTAGAATCGTAACCATAGAATACGACCCTAATCGAAATGCATACATTTGTCTCATACACTATGGGGATGGTGAGAAGAGATATATTTTACATCCCAGAGGGGCTATAATTGGAGATACCATTGTTTCTGGTACAGAAGTTCCTATATCAATGGGAAATGCCCTACCTTTGA CCGATATGCCCTTAGGCACGGCCATACATAACATAGAAATCACACTTGGAAAGGGTGGACAATTAGCTAGAGCAGCAGGTGCTGTAGCGAAACTGATTGCAAAAGAGGGTAAATCGGCCACATTAAGATTACCATCTGGGGAGGTCCGTTTGATATCCAAAAACTGCTTAGCAACAGTCGGACAAGTGGGTAATGTTGGGGTGAACCAAAAAAGTTTGGGTAGAGCCGGATCTAAGTGTTGGCTAGGTAAGCGTCCTGTAGTAAGAGGAGTAGTTATGAACCCTGTAGACCATCCCCATGGGGGCGGTGAAGGGAGAGCCCCAATTGGTAGAAAAAAACCCACAACCCCTTGGGGTTATCCTGCGCTTGGAAGAAGAAGTAGGAAAAGGAAAAAATATAGTGATAGTTTTATTCTTCGTCGCCGTAAATAG
- the rpl23 gene encoding 50S ribosomal protein L23, whose product MDGIKYAVFTEKSIRLLGNNQYTSNVESGSTRTEIKHWVELFFGVKVIAMNSHRLPGKGRRMGPIMGHTMHYRRMIITLQPGYSIPPLIEKRT is encoded by the coding sequence ATGGATGGAATCAAATATGCAGTATTTACAGAAAAAAGTATTCGGTTATTGGGGAACAATCAATATACTTCTAATGTCGAATCAGGATCAACTAGGACAGAAATAAAGCATTGGGTCGAACTCTTCTTTGGTGTCAAGGTAATAGCTATGAATAGTCATCGACTCCCGGGAAAGGGTAGAAGAATGGGACCTATTATGGGACATACAATGCATTACAGACGTATGATCATTACGCTTCAACCGGGTTATTCTATTCCACCTCTTATAGAGAAAAGAACTTAA